The Bacteroidota bacterium genomic interval CCAAACTGCTTGTAGAATTTATCCAAAAAGTAATTCCATCCCCCTTCGTGCCCTTTTCCCCCCTCATTGTCGGGAAGACCGGAATGCACCAGGGTCAGCAATGTCTCTTCCCCTTTTTTCTCGAACGTCAGTGTTACCGTCGATTCATGTCCGAGGGTGTTGGGGGACATCCAGGTATGTTGGATTCGGGCAGGACGCTTGACCTCTTTGAATCGACCGAAATGGGGGGTCCCGCTCATCAACCAGTAAAATAGCCCATCGACTTTGGGGTTGAAGATCAATTTATCCCCCTCGTGCCAGGGAGTCCCCGGGACCTTAGGGTTCAGCCATCCGTCGAATACCTCGCCTGGAGGGGCTTGTATTGTTCGTTCAACTTTAACCTCAATGGTCTTTGCCGGTTCCTTCATGCCTTCCACTCCTCTCTGATTGTTTTGAAGTATTGTTTAGAATGACAGCGTTCTATATCGCTTTGCCATCCGTGATAAAGTTACATAGCCACTCCTTGATCACCGTATTCCAGCTCTGCTCACACCTCGCATAGCACTCTTTTTCTGGAATTAGCCCTTCATGGGTAAAATGAATCACGCTTCGATCCCCTTTCGCGGCGATTTCGAAAACCAATTTTGTGCCCGTCCATTCAGATTTATTTTTTTCGATCCAATTCAGCGCGCTGTCGTCAACAAGCCAGACAATTTTCCTGCCGGGAACGACCTCAACCAGTTTCTGTTTTGAATAATGCCGGTCGCCGTGGCGAATGACAAATTCATCGTTGAGTTTTGTGCTCCCCCCTTCAATATCCTTCGTCCACCATTTCGAGACTTCGAGGATGAGTCTGAATACATCTTCGGGAGATCTTGCAACTTCAATTGTTGCCGTGTAATTTTTCTTCCCCGAGACATCCGCAAATTGACCGGGGAAAATATTCAGGAAGTAGTTCCACCCCTTCTCAAACCCTCGCCCTTCGTCGGTGTCCGGAATGTCCGAATGGACGAGGGTCATCAGCGTCTCTTCTCCCTGTTTCTCGAAGGTCACGGTCACCGTCGATTCTACTCCCATGGTGTCCGGCGAGACCCAGGTATGCTGAATTCGGTCTGGCCGCTCCGTTTTCGTGAACCTTCCGTATCCGTAGTGGTACATCCCCGGCTTGCGCCAGTAGAAGAGCCCGTCTGCTTTTTGGTCCAAGATCAGCTTGTCGACAGAACTCCAGGGATTGCCGGGAATTTTTGGGTTCAGCCACGCGTCGTAAACTTTATCCGGAGAAGCGGGGATCGTTCGTTCAAACCTAAATTCAAGGGCCTTCTTCAATCCATTCATGGCTTCCTCTCCTTCTTCTTCTTTTCCTTGAAATATTGTTCAAACAGGTCGAGGCGTTCGTTCCAGAACTTTTCATACTCATGAACCCATCCGGCGACCTCGCGGAGCGGTTCGCCCCGAAAAGAAATGTAAACCTCTCGCCCCTGTTTTCTCCGCGTGATAAGTCCGGCCCGTTCGAGCAGCTTCAGATGCTTCGTCACCGCGTTGAGAGCGGTATCGAACGGCTTTGCGACGTCGAGGAAGCGCGCAGGACCGTGGGCGAGCTGCCGGATAATTGCTCGCCGGGTCGGGTGAGAAAGGGCTGTCAAAACATTCGTCAATTGGTCCATATTTATATTATACCAAAAGGTGTAATATTATGCAAGTACTTTTTGAGAATTTTTTTTCCAGTGACGGGGCTCAGAAACGAAACTTTAACCGCCTGTCGTTACAGACGAACGCTCCGTAGCCTCCTCATTTCCGTTCCAACGTCACCCGGGCAAATGGAACCAGCTTGTCTTTCTCCTCCCCATCCATCAGCCATTGCCACGTGTCTGCTTTTTGGTCTCTCATAAAGGTCGTATGAAAGATGCTTCCATCCCTGCTCTTAAAGAGGAATGCC includes:
- a CDS encoding SRPBCC domain-containing protein, producing the protein MKEPAKTIEVKVERTIQAPPGEVFDGWLNPKVPGTPWHEGDKLIFNPKVDGLFYWLMSGTPHFGRFKEVKRPARIQHTWMSPNTLGHESTVTLTFEKKGEETLLTLVHSGLPDNEGGKGHEGGWNYFLDKFYKQFGKKADKKK
- a CDS encoding SRPBCC domain-containing protein, encoding MNGLKKALEFRFERTIPASPDKVYDAWLNPKIPGNPWSSVDKLILDQKADGLFYWRKPGMYHYGYGRFTKTERPDRIQHTWVSPDTMGVESTVTVTFEKQGEETLMTLVHSDIPDTDEGRGFEKGWNYFLNIFPGQFADVSGKKNYTATIEVARSPEDVFRLILEVSKWWTKDIEGGSTKLNDEFVIRHGDRHYSKQKLVEVVPGRKIVWLVDDSALNWIEKNKSEWTGTKLVFEIAAKGDRSVIHFTHEGLIPEKECYARCEQSWNTVIKEWLCNFITDGKAI
- a CDS encoding metalloregulator ArsR/SmtB family transcription factor, yielding MTALSHPTRRAIIRQLAHGPARFLDVAKPFDTALNAVTKHLKLLERAGLITRRKQGREVYISFRGEPLREVAGWVHEYEKFWNERLDLFEQYFKEKKKKERKP